TTATGCCCTGCAAGGCGCGGGACACAAACCTTGATCACTCAAGACTGCGTTACCGCGACGGCAACAATCGCCCACCTCTGACACACCCCCACAGGTTAAATCGTCAGTACTCCTGTAATACACGTCACCACCGCGCCGCCAACCCAGATATCATCCCCCACCTGCTCGACCTGAATCCGCCCGCCACGGCCCATGGTCAGGCCCTGGCTGACGATATAAGACGCCGGCGCCAGTCCTTCGCTGAGCAACCACTGGGCAATCCCGGCGTTCAGGCTGCCGGTGGCCGGGTCTTCTGGCATGCCGTCGCCGGAGATGAACGCACGCACTTCGAACTGCGCGTCGGCGCCATCGCGTTCCAGGCACCACGGCGCGATGACACCAACAGCGAGGCCAAGCATCTGCGAATGATCCGGCTGCAAGTCCAGTACCTGCTGACGGTCCTCGACCATCACTGCCAGCCAGCCGGCGCCGTTGTCGACCCATTGCGCCCGCACAATCGCGCCCGGCGTCAACCCGAGGCCCCGCCGTACGCGCTCGACCAGTTCGGCATCCACCGGACCGGACCTGAGCAGTGGTGGCGCGAGAAACGCCAGCGCCGCACCCTGCCGACGCACCCGCACCAGGCCGACGCCGCATTCCTGAATGATCTCCTCGCCCTTGGGCACCCCACCGGCCTCGAGCCAGGCGTGACAGGTACCGAGCGTCGGGTGACCGGCGAACGGCAACTCCTGAAGAGTGGTGAAAATGCGAACTCGATAGTCGGCCCGGGGGTCCCGGGGTTCGAGCACGAAAGTGGTTTCGCTGAGGTTGGTCCAGGTCGCGAACGCCGCCATGCGCTCATCGCTGAGCCTGTCTGCGCCCAATACCACCGCCAACGGGTTGCCTTTGAGCGCGACGAGGCTGAAGACGTCTACTTGCTTGAAATCGAATGAGCTCATTGCCTGCCTTGGTGATGAGAGATTCAAAGGGGTTGCTTGGGGATTTCCAGCCCGCGAATCACCGCCGGCCTTGCCAGAAAGCGTTCCAGCACGCGGGTGACGTTGGGGAAATTCTGGATACCGACCAGGTCACCGGCCTCGTAGAAGCCGATCAGGTTGCGCACCCATGGAAAGGTCGCGATGTCGGCGATGGTATAGCGCTCGCCCATGATCCAGTCGCGCCCTTGCAGACGGCCTTCAAGAACCTGGAGCAAGCGCTTGCTTTCGTCGACGTAGCGATCACGAGGACGCTTGTCTTCGTAGTCCTTGCCGGCGAATTTGTTGAAGAAACCGAGTTGGCCGAACATTGGCCCGATACCGCCCATCTGAAACATCAGCCACTGAATGGTCTCGTAACGCGCCGCCGATTCCTGCGCCAGCAGTTGCCCGCTCTTGTCGGCGAGGTAAATCAGAATCGCCCCGGATTCGAACAACGCCAGTGGTTTATCTCCCGGACCGTGGGGGTCGAGAATCGCCGGGATCTTGTTGTTGGGGTTCAGCGAGAGAAATTCAGGGGACAGCTGATCGTTGGTGTCGAAGCCCACGCGATGCGGTTCGTAGGGCAGTCCGATTTCCTCAAGCATGATCGAAACCTTGACGCCATTGGGCGTTGGCAAGGAATAGAGCTGGATCCACTCCGGGTATTGGGCCGGCCATTTTTGAGTGATGGGGAATGCAGACAAATCGGTCATAAGGGGGCATCCACGAGAAAATCGGAGTGAAGATCATAATCTACAGAGGGATAAGGTATGTGCCGCGTCCATAAATCCGCAACATCCTGTCGATAACCTTTCCCCCAATCCATTCAAGGTTGCCGCTAAAGTGCCAGGCACCTCGCTCGGATCGAACCAAAGGGCTTCAGAGGACTCTGAGCATTGCCCCGTAGGAAACGGACCGGGTCAACGACATGGAATACACCCGATGCTGGGAGCTCGCGGTGTCAAGGTTTGTCAGCCTTAACCGAATGCGCTGAAGATCACCTCGATGATGAATCCATTGAAATTCGCCAAACGCTTCAAACATCGCGCCTATATCTTCCTGCCCTCCCTGCTGGCGGTCAGCGCGTTGTTCTTGTCGCTTGAGTCCAGTGAAAGCCGCGCCCAACCGGCGGACGGCACTCAGACGCTGGTATTTCTGCGCCACGCGGAAAAACCGGCCGGCGGCCTGGGCCAGCTCAATTGTCAGGGACTGAATCGCGCCATCGACCTGGCCACCTTGTTGCCGGAAAAATTCGGCAAGGCCAACTACGTGTTTGCCGCCAACCCGACGCGCAATGTCGAGGAAGGCGAACTGGATAATTCCTACAGCTACATCCGCCCCCTGATGACCATCAGCCCCAGCGCAATCAAGCTCGGCTTGCCGGTGAACATCGACTTCTCGGCCAACGACACCAGCGACCTGGCGGATGAACTTCTCCACGACAAGTATCACAATTCGGTCATTTATACGGCCTGGTCCCACGGCTACCTGCCCGAGCTGATCAACAAAGTCGCCGGGGAAGCCGTCGGCAAGAAACAGAACATCACCGATGATTGGGCCTCCAGCGACTACGACTCGCTGTATGTGCTCACGCTGACCTGGCACAACGGCAAGGCCAGCCTGCAGAGCCACAGCTACAAACAAGGGCTGGATAACGGTCAGGAGACCTGTCCGACGTAAGCTGTGATCGTGGTGGTGCTTCAAGTTTTACAGTGCCTGTCACGGCCCCCTCGCGGGCAAGCCCGCTCCCACAGTGGTCTGTGGTGAAGCACAGATTTGTGATCGACACTGTCCCTTGTGGGAGCGGGCTTGCCCGCGAGGGGGCCAGCAAAACAACATCACCCCCGCTGATTACCCCGTTCCCGCAGGTATTCAAGCACCGCCACCCGATCCCCGACAAACTCAATCCGCGAACCCTTCTTCTCCCGCTGAAACGCATACATCGGGTCGTAATACTCGCGTAGCAACCCTTCGATCCAGCCCCGGTGCAAATCCACCGCTCCACTGTTCGCCTGTTCTGCCAGCGCGTCTTCCATCAAGGTCAACATCCGTTGATGACGTTCGCCGCCCAACCGTTTCTGGACATTGTTCAGGCTCGCCAGCAAACGCTCGGAAAACAGCGCGAAGCCTTCATCGCCATGCACGTCGATGAACTCGGCGCACAAGTCCACCACGTAATCACGCAGGATCCGTTCGACGCGCCCTTCCAGGCTGTCTTCCAGCCAGACCATCGGAAATTGCTGCATGCCCTGATACAGCTGCAGCGGCAAGGCGCAACTGCCGATCGCGCGGCTCTCGTCTTCCAGCACGAACTGTTCGATACCACGGGCACGTTTCTTCAGTACATCCACGGCCACGCGGTTTTCAAAGTCGATGTTGGAGGGTTGGCCGGTGGCGCGCTTGCCGAAACTGGAGCCGCGATGATGGGCGTGACCTTCAAGGTCCAGCCCGTTGTTCAATTGTGTGAGTACCTCAGTCTTGCCGGTGCCGGTCATGCCGCCCAGCAAAACGAAATCGCACTGGGCAATGGCCTGGTCGAGCGTATCGAGCAAGAAGGTGCGCATGGCCTTGTAGCCGCCACCGACTCGCGGATAGTCAATGCCCGCTTCATCCTTGAGCCACTGCTGAACGATCTGCGAACGCAGCCCGCCGCGAAAACAATACAAATAACCATCCGGATGAGCCCGGGCGAAATCGGCCCAGGCCTGGATGCGCTCGGCCTTGATCTCGCCGGCCACCAATTGATGTCCCAGGGTGATGGCCGCTTGCTGACCTTGCTGCTTGTAGCAAGTGCCGATCCGTTGCCGCTCGAGGTCATTCATCAGCGGCAGATTGACCACGCCGGGGAATGAGCCCTTGAGAAACTCGACCGGCGCGCGGGTATCCATCATCGGCCGGTCGTTGAGAAAGATGTCGCGGTAATCGGTGACGTCGATGGACATCAAAACACCTCTACCGCGTTAGTCTGTCGCTCAACCAATTCGCCGATCGGCTCAAGGTTCAGGCCAAGCTCGGCGGCAACCTTGAGGAACTGTTCGTTGCCTTCAGGGGTGACCGCAATCAGCAGGCCACCGCTGGTCTGCGGGTCGCAGAGCACACGTTTGTGCAACTCCTGGAGCCGGCCGACCTTGCTGGCGTAGCTGTCGAAATTGCGCAGCGTGCCGCCCGGCACGCAGCCCTGATCGAGGTAATACTCGACACCCGGCAGGCGCGGCACGCGGTCATATTCGATGCGGGCGGTCACGTTGCTGCCGTCGGCCATTTCCACCAAGTGCCCAATCAGGCCAAAACCGGTGACGTCGGTCATTGCGGTCACGCCGTCGAGTTTGCCGAAACGACTGCCGGGTTTGTTCAGGGTGCACATCCAGTCGCGGGCCAGGCCGATGTCGGCATTGCGCAACTTGCCCTTCTTCTCGGCGGTGGTGAGGATGCCGATGCCCAAAGGTTTGGTGAGGTACAGCAAGCACCCGGCGATGGCGGTGTCGTTGCGTTTCATGTGGCGCTTTTCCACCAACCCGGTCACGGCCAGGCCGAAGATCGGCTCTGGCGTGTCGATGGAGTGGCCACCGGCCAGAGGAATTCCCGCTTCATCGCAGACCGAACGCCCGCCGCGAATCACTTCCCGGGCGATCTCCGGCGCCAGCACATTGACCGGCCAGCCGAGGATCGCAATCGCCATCAACGGGTCGCCGCCCATGGCGTAGATATCGCTGATGGCGTTGGTGGCGGCGATGCGGCCGAAGTCGAACGGATCGTCGACGATCGGCATGAAAAAGTCGGTGGTCGAGACCACGCCGCGTTCTTCGTCGATGGCATACACCGCCGCGTCATCGCGCGAGGCGTTGCCGACCCAGAGTTTCGGGTCCAGGTTTTGCGCACCGCTGCCGGCCAGAATCACCTCCAGCACCTGGGGCGAAATCTTGCAGCCACAGCCTGCGCCATGGCTGTATTGGGTCAGTCGAATCGGCTCGCTCATCGGGGGGGTGCACCTTGTGAAGTCAATGCCGAGGATTCTACAGCAACCCAGAAGCTCCTTTGCTCGTCCTTGCCACAGATCGGGTTATTGATCTGACAGTCGACACCACTTTGGTGCA
This genomic stretch from Pseudomonas wuhanensis harbors:
- a CDS encoding PhzF family phenazine biosynthesis protein, which codes for MSSFDFKQVDVFSLVALKGNPLAVVLGADRLSDERMAAFATWTNLSETTFVLEPRDPRADYRVRIFTTLQELPFAGHPTLGTCHAWLEAGGVPKGEEIIQECGVGLVRVRRQGAALAFLAPPLLRSGPVDAELVERVRRGLGLTPGAIVRAQWVDNGAGWLAVMVEDRQQVLDLQPDHSQMLGLAVGVIAPWCLERDGADAQFEVRAFISGDGMPEDPATGSLNAGIAQWLLSEGLAPASYIVSQGLTMGRGGRIQVEQVGDDIWVGGAVVTCITGVLTI
- the mnmH gene encoding tRNA 2-selenouridine(34) synthase MnmH, yielding MSIDVTDYRDIFLNDRPMMDTRAPVEFLKGSFPGVVNLPLMNDLERQRIGTCYKQQGQQAAITLGHQLVAGEIKAERIQAWADFARAHPDGYLYCFRGGLRSQIVQQWLKDEAGIDYPRVGGGYKAMRTFLLDTLDQAIAQCDFVLLGGMTGTGKTEVLTQLNNGLDLEGHAHHRGSSFGKRATGQPSNIDFENRVAVDVLKKRARGIEQFVLEDESRAIGSCALPLQLYQGMQQFPMVWLEDSLEGRVERILRDYVVDLCAEFIDVHGDEGFALFSERLLASLNNVQKRLGGERHQRMLTLMEDALAEQANSGAVDLHRGWIEGLLREYYDPMYAFQREKKGSRIEFVGDRVAVLEYLRERGNQRG
- a CDS encoding histidine phosphatase family protein produces the protein MMNPLKFAKRFKHRAYIFLPSLLAVSALFLSLESSESRAQPADGTQTLVFLRHAEKPAGGLGQLNCQGLNRAIDLATLLPEKFGKANYVFAANPTRNVEEGELDNSYSYIRPLMTISPSAIKLGLPVNIDFSANDTSDLADELLHDKYHNSVIYTAWSHGYLPELINKVAGEAVGKKQNITDDWASSDYDSLYVLTLTWHNGKASLQSHSYKQGLDNGQETCPT
- the selD gene encoding selenide, water dikinase SelD, which gives rise to MSEPIRLTQYSHGAGCGCKISPQVLEVILAGSGAQNLDPKLWVGNASRDDAAVYAIDEERGVVSTTDFFMPIVDDPFDFGRIAATNAISDIYAMGGDPLMAIAILGWPVNVLAPEIAREVIRGGRSVCDEAGIPLAGGHSIDTPEPIFGLAVTGLVEKRHMKRNDTAIAGCLLYLTKPLGIGILTTAEKKGKLRNADIGLARDWMCTLNKPGSRFGKLDGVTAMTDVTGFGLIGHLVEMADGSNVTARIEYDRVPRLPGVEYYLDQGCVPGGTLRNFDSYASKVGRLQELHKRVLCDPQTSGGLLIAVTPEGNEQFLKVAAELGLNLEPIGELVERQTNAVEVF
- a CDS encoding glutathione S-transferase family protein; the protein is MTDLSAFPITQKWPAQYPEWIQLYSLPTPNGVKVSIMLEEIGLPYEPHRVGFDTNDQLSPEFLSLNPNNKIPAILDPHGPGDKPLALFESGAILIYLADKSGQLLAQESAARYETIQWLMFQMGGIGPMFGQLGFFNKFAGKDYEDKRPRDRYVDESKRLLQVLEGRLQGRDWIMGERYTIADIATFPWVRNLIGFYEAGDLVGIQNFPNVTRVLERFLARPAVIRGLEIPKQPL